The Bdellovibrionales bacterium genome segment CTGGGGACCACCCTTTTTCTGAGGCCTTCCTCCGCCTTTAAAGCCAGAAAAACGGCCACGAAATTTGAGAAAAAGATAGCCCGCTGCTAGTCCGCCAAGATGCGCAAGATTAGCAACATTGTTTTCTTGGCCCGAGCTTAAAAGGGTGACAAGCTCAATGCCTCCAAGAAGCGCGACAAAATATTTGGCCTTCATTGGAAAAATCATCATGAAATAGACAATTCTTTCTCCAAAGAGCATTCCAAAAGCCAACATCAAACCAAAAACGGCCCCGGAAGCCCCAATAACTGGCACACCCATCACACTCGAATGCCCTCCAAACAAAGAATAGAGGATCACACCGAGGAGATAAAAAAAGCCGGCCCCCACACCACAGACAAAATAATAGGTCAGAAAAAAACGTGGTCCCCAGCGTGGTTCCAAATCTGCTCCGACCCACCATAAAATAAGCATATTGAACAGAACATGAAGGATTGAATTGGAGTGCAGGAACATATAGGTAAAGGGCTGCCAAACCCAAAAATCAGTGATAATCCGCTCAGGAACGAGTCCAAACCAATTAAAAAGATAGGGTTCGCTCAGAAAAAATCTTTGAATGATCAAAACCCCAATAAACCAAATGACAACATTGACAATGATCAGCTTTTTTACAGTTGGGGTCAGAGGTATTCCCAAGTTCTGCATCTGATAACGATTCATGGCAAGCCCTCGGTGTTTCCTTGCCTGAGCTCAATTAAGACTCCGCCGGCCGAAGAGGGGTGAATAAAAGAAATCAAGCCTTGGTGGGCGCCAGGCTGGGGATTCTCATAGATCAACCGAATCCCAGCGGTCTTGAGATGCTTGAGAAGCTCACTCAAATTCTCCACTCTCAGGCATATGTGATGAATACCTGGCCCTCTCTTTGCCAAAAATTTAGCTATGGGACTCTGAGCACCAAGAGGCTCTAGGAGCTCAATTCTTGATTCATTCGCCAGGTCATAAGTGCCAACCCGAACTCCCTCACTCGGCACATCCTCAACAGTAAGCTTCTCAAATCCAAGAGCTTCATATAGCTTGGCTCCTTCGGCCAAACTTGAGACAGCAATGCCAATATGATCTAGTTCATACGAACCGAGATGATTCATAGGTCTATTCCCCAAAAAACGGACAAATCCGGTTATAAGTTTGCTCCAAAGTTTCAGATACAACTTTGGTTTCCGCGATCAATGGAAAAAAATTGGTGTCCCCGTGCCACCGCGGAATAATATGCCAATGAAGGTGATCAGGAATTCCAGCTCCCGCAACAGCCCCATGGTTGAGTCCAATGTTAAATCCAGCACAACTGTAGGCTTTTTGCAAAATATTAAATGTTCGGCGCACAAGACTCATCAACTCCAAGTACTCCATTTCAGACAAATCAGTTAAATTCCCGCAATGACGAGTTGGAAGCACCAGCAAATGCCCTGTATTGTAAGGGAACTTGTTAAGTACTACCATGGCCAACTCACTTCGGTAAACCACCAAACTTTCGATGGCTGGGCCTTTGAGCTTTGCCGTACAAAAAACGCAGGTATCGTGAGAAATGAGCTTTCGCACGTATTTATAGCGATCCGGTCTTGCCATGATATCTCGTTCAGTTGGCCAAATGTCTGAGGCGAGCTCGTCTATACCCGCCCTTCCTTGAGCGACTCGCCTCTTTTTGGTATCTTTTCTGCTGGATTTTCTTTGCTTTGCGGACTTCTTACTTGCCTTTGTTTTTCTTCTCTTTTCCATTGCACTCCTCAAGTCTACAAAGATCCTGGCATGAGATACAGAGGGCGGCCCAGGAGCTGAGCACGCAAGTCTTTGAATTGTGCGCTTTCAGTTTTAATTTCTGCTGAGGAACTCACCCGAAACCGATCTTGCCAAAATCCAGAAGAAGGAGAAGACAAAGATCTCGGCCGAAACAACTTTGGATTGACCCCGAGACCAGCTAGAGTTCCTGCAACCCGGATAGCATCTTCAAAGGAGCCAACCTGATCAGCAAAGCCAAGACGCACAGCTGTAGCTCCCGTAAAAACTCGACCGTCCGCATACTTATTGATGAGGTCCGGAGAAAGTGAGCGACTTTTTTGAATGGCCTGCTTAAATTGATCATGAACTTCGGTTAGAATCCCCCGAAAGAACTCCCTCTCTTGCAGTTTTATTTGGTATGCACCTGCTATTGGCTCTTCCGGCTCTCCTGTCTTCACAGCAATTTGCTCGTGGGCCCGTCCATCCTGTGATTGGTTGGGTTGAGAAAACTCCATGACCGCACTCATCGAACCCATCAAAGTCCCTGGATTAGCAAGAATACGGTCGGCTCCAGAAGCCGCATAGTAAGCTCCACCGGCGACCACGCTCCCGCCTGACACAACCACTGGCTTTCGAAACTCCTCCCTCACGCGCTTAATCTCTGTATAGAGCTCCTGGCTCGATCCAACCGAACCTCCGGGAGAATTAACATGAATGATCATGCCTTTGATATTTGGATCCTCACGATAGATACGCAAAGTTCGGATAAAGTCTCCTGTATCAAAAATCACCCCTTCCAGTCTCATTGAAAGAAGGGATGGCTCCTTCACTTCGGGAGCCAAAGGATTCCAAATCGAAAAAATATAAACAGAAGAGACTATAAACACGCCAAGAAAAACAAAGGAAATAATCGTCAAGATGCTCTGATAAATATGCCTCATCCCCAACCCCTCCATGAGAGGTCATTCTACTCACAATCTCGTCCCTGGCAAAAACTAAAAAAAAGAGCCACCAAACAAGTTGGTAGCTCTCTTCTTATTTTTGCACTTCAGCAGAGACTCAGAGACCCAATGAAAGGCCTGTCTCAAACCAAAGGCTACTCAGCAGATTCACCCTGTTTGTCGGTCGCCTTCTTGAGGGTATCCCCAAAAAGATCACCGAAGCTCGTTTTTGAAGTTGCTGTCGCCTTTTTAACATAGTCTTCGACGTCAGCTTTCTGCTCTCGAAGCTTGACCAACTTGGCCGAGAGTCCAATCTTTCTAGCATCTTTATCAATCGAAATGATTTCAGCCTTGATGAGATCGCCCACGTTGACAACTTCATCTGGCTTTTCAACACGCTTGGTGCTCAATTCACTGATATGGATCAAGCCCTCGATGTCTGACTCTAGCTCTACAAACACGCCAAAATCAGCCAATTTCACAACTTTTACATCGCGTTGAGAACCAATTGGGTACTTGCCTTCAATATTTGACCAAGGATCAGCTTCGAGCTGCTTGATACCCAGGCTAAAACGCTCATTCTCGATATCGACGCCCAAGACCACCGCGCGAACCTTATCACCCTTTTTATAAACCTCAGAAGGATGATTGATGCGTCGTGTCCATGAGAAATCAGAGATATGAACCAAACCGTCAATACCTTCCTCAATTCCGACAAAGACCCCAAAATCAGTAACAGATTTAACTTCACCCTCAATGATTGTGCCTGGTCCGTAGCTCTCTTTTAGCTCAACCCAAGGATTCACCTCTAATTGTTTCATACCCAGGCTGATGCGCCGATTCTCGCGATCTACCTCGAGAACCTGAACATTGACCTCATCTCCGACCTTTACCAACTGTGAGGGGTGCTTTACTCTCTTGGTCCAGCTCATCTCACTCACATGAATTAGGCCTTCGATTCCTTCTTCAAGCTCTATAAACGCACCATAATCAGCCAAGCTCACAACTTTTCCGGAAAGCTTCTGAGCGACTGGGAATCGCTTTGCAACTTCTTCCCAAGGATCGGCCTTCAGTTGTTTCATACCCAAGCTCACTCGTTCTTTTTCATTATCAAACTTGAGCACAATCACTTCAATTTCATCACCAACGTTCAACAGCTCGGATGGATGCTTAACTCGTCCCCAGCTCATGTCAGTAATGTGCAGGAGACCATCCATTCCACCAAGATCAATGAATGCACCGTAGTCAGTGATGTTCTTCACCATACCTCGGACGACCGATCCTTCTTTCATGGCATCGAGAGTCTGAGTACGTAGACTTTCTCTTTCCTCTTCAAGAAGTGCTCGACGAGACAGCACGATATTGCCCCGACGCTTATTGAACTTAATGACTTTAAATTTATAAGTTTTGCCGATGTACACATCCATGTTGCGAACAGGACGCAAATCAATTTGGCTTCCCGGCAAGAAGGCCTTCACTCCAATGTCAACGCTCAGACCACCCTTGACTTTGGCGATAACGGTTCCTTCAATGACCTCTTCATTTTCGGCAGCTCGCGAAATATCATTCCAAGCCCTGAGCATGTCCGCTTTGTCCTTTGACAAAACGACCATCCCATTTTCATTTTCAATTCGGTCAATAAAAACTTCGACCTCTTCACCAGGCTTCACATTGCGCTCGCCTTCAACCATCCGAAATTCAGAAATCGGAATCATTCCTTCGCTCTTGTAGTTGATATCGACCAATACATAGTCTTCCTGTACTTCAACCACTCGACCGTGAACAACGTCACCAACCTTAAAATCCCGCTCGCCGAGAGACTTCTCAAAAAGCTCCTCGAAATTTTCTACGTTCCTCATTGCTGATTCGAACGCACTGGGATTTGCTGGAACCTCAGAATCCCCAGCATCAAGTGCCGCCAAAACATTGTCTCGCAATATTTGCGCCTTTGATTTGTTGGCTTTTTTATTTGCTACCATTTCCAAAAATTACCTCCTGCGGGAAAAGGATCTTTTCGTCCTTACCCTTCTAAAATTTCTCAAGGCCGTAGCTATTTGAGATAAGCCTCTCGTTATAAGATCTATCTAATCAATGTCAAAGGGATTTTTACACTTTGCCCGTGAGAGTCTGACACCGCAACAGCCACCATGTCTACCCCCAACCACCATCTCCATTGTGTTTGCTGGTCTTCACAGCTTTAAAATGAATCGACCAGAGCTCGCCCGATTTAGCCAGATTGATCATTGTCGAGTGTTCTCAGCTATTTGACGCTCTTTAACCCAAGGTCCTTCCGAATCAAATTTTCGACCATATCCACCACTTCCTCCAACCTGAGATCGCCGGTATCTATACGATGGGCAGAAGGCGGAACCTGAAGAGGTGCAAGCTGACGATGACTATCCTGCTTGTCCCGAAGCGCTTGGGATGCTGCGGTATCTTCCACCTTCAATCCCTCCTCCTGGGCTCTTCTCGCCGCCCGAAGGGCGCTGGCCGCCTCCAGATAAATTTTTATGGGAGCATCGGGAAAAACGACGGTGCCACAGTCACGGCCCTCTGCCACCAGACCCTTAACACCCAAACGGCAATCGCGTTGAGCCTTTAGTAAGCTCGACCTCACAGAAGGAAATTGACTGATCAGACTGGCCGTCTCACCGACTTCCTCACGATAAATCTCTTCGGTCACGTCTTCCCCGTTAAAAAATACCTGGGTCCTCTCGGGGCTCAGCCGAACCTCCCAAGCCGCCTGACGAATGAGTTCAGCGATCTTGGCTTCATCAGTTACGTCAATTTGGTGACTTTTCACCAAATACGCAAGGCCACGATAAAATGCTCCAGTCGAAACCCACCTCCATCCCAACCGACGAGCCACTTCCCGGCTCACCGAAGTTTTTCCGCTGGCGGCAGGCCCATCGATCGTCACAACGAATCCCGCTTTGAGTTTATCTTTAGGCATGGTTTATCTCCATTTTAAGATCTTTAATGGTCATAAATACTCATCAAGCTCCAAACTCCAAATGGGAAATCCCATCTGAAGCAAGTTCTCAATATGTTTTTGCCCTGCGTCGTATGAGACGAGGCCAAGATTTTCATTTGTATCCTTTTTTTGATTTTGAGCATGAACTGTGATTAACAATTCCAGTCAAAGGATTCAAGATGTCGTGGACAATCGGTCTTTATATTGGAGAGTCGTTTGCGGAAATATCCGCAAAACAGGATAATCAGACGGGAATTCCCTTCTGGCGCTGGTACCAGCCGCAAATTCCCCTCGCAAAGGGAATTCAGCGTTTTCTTCAGGAACACAAGATCACAGAGGTCAAAGAAGTTCGGATTGCCACTCGATTGGCTCGTCAAATCATCGCGCGGCGATTGGGTCAAAATCCAGCTTTTTTGGTTACCGAAGGATTTGAAAATTGGCCCATAATGAATCTTCCAGTTATCAATGACCACTTTTCAATACGCCCAAACCGTTCTAAACCGCCTCTTTCAAACCATTTGATTTTTGGGCTCACGGGCCGAATCAACGCCCAGGGCGAAGAAGAAAGGCCTCTCGATCCAGAAGAGCTTGAGTTTCTTGTCGCAAAATTAAAACTGAACAAAGTCAGCCACGCCGTCCTCGGACTTCTTCACGCCACGATGAACCCCTCCCACGAAAAGCGGGTTGAAGAATTTCTTAAGGAACACGGAATTAGGGTCTACCCCTCCTATAATTTGCCCCTTTCCCAAGCAGAAAAGCCCCGTTGGTGGCATTCGATCTTAAATGCCTACCTGGAGCCAGCCTTCAAGGTCCTTATGGAACAAATTGTTTCTGGTTTTGGGGCCACATTGAAGAACGAAAGTCTTCTTCAATTGATTCTCGGAGATTCGGCTCCGGCGCATAAAAATTGGGATTCTCCGCTTGGCTCCTTGTTTGGATCTGCCTTCCTCCTCAATAGAGCAAGAAAAGATCCATCTGAAGCCGTCCTCTATATGGGACTAGAGGAATTTTTTCTTCTGCCTGGACACTGTGAAAACCAACTTGATTGGATGAGCGACTTTGGTCGCGTTTCTTTGCAACACGTTGAAACTCGAGAGCTGCTTTTGCAGCCAAGTTCAGTTATCACTAAGAGTATTTTTGGTTGCCCCACCTTTTCACGTGAAGTAGCCGGTTTTGAGCCTGGTCCAATGTGTTTTGGCAAGGGAGTTAACCCACTCTTTCTCGATCTTCTCTTTGCCAATGACAGACTGGGAGACATTGAAGTGCTTCACCATCACCTCAATCCAAAAATGGGCCAGAGAGTGAAAGAAACTTTCGGAGCCTACAGTCGAGAAGCGCTCGCGGGGTCAAACTACGGAGAATCTGACATTCTAAATTGGATGGAAGAGACCGCTCTGAATTTGTTTGCCTCTGAGATTCGATCCCACAGCCGAAGTAAAAAGATTCGAACGACAGGCCCTATGTCGTCAGTTATGATTCCTCTTCTTGAGCCTCTCCTCAGCGAGTGCCAACTTTCTCCACTTTTTGACTTCAACCAACCGCTCTGTGAACAGCTCCTCAATGTGAAGGTAAGCCAATGATGGGACGTTCTAAACAAATGCAGGATTCCTTCTATTTTGCGCAGCTCAACTGCTTCTTTGAACGTTGGTTTGAACCTTACCAAGCCGCAGCCCTGATGACCGCAGATCATTTGCCAATTTATATCAAATATCAAAACCTACCAGATATCGGAACGCTTCCAGTAGTTACGGAGACTGTTGGGAAATACTTAAAAGTCAGCGCAGGAGATATTGTCCTCACGAACGATCCCTACTGTGGTGGTTCTACTTTAACCGCCATGACTCTGATGATGGGCGTCCATCTTGAGCCAAGAAAGTCGGGTGGAACTGCGGAATTCTTGTTTTGCGTCCGTTTCAACCTGAAACCTCGCCTGCAAATGACAGATACGGTTGAAGATGAAGGAGTTAGAATTCCGCCCACGCCTATTCGTCACAATGGACAACTCAACGAAGGACTTTTACGCGTGATCTCTGATCACCCCCAATGCCCAAGAGATTTTCTCAATGGCGTGCACCGTATGATTGAGGCAATGGACAATTCGGTAAGGCAAATGAAACAGGATACCACTAGTGCTCATTTGGATTGGTCAAAGCCGCGATTGAGGCAATACTTCAAAGAATCCAGTCGACTCTTTTCGGTTCTTTTAGGACGAATTGCCTTCGGAGAAACCTCCCAAGAAATGACTTTGGATTCAGGAGAAAGGCTTCGTCTCAATCTCGATGTAACTGAAGGGAAAATAAAATTTGATTTTTCTGGAAGCGGTCCTTCAGCTCACCTTCACTTAACAGATGGCGCCACTCTGGGCGCGTGCGTGGGGGCGATTCTCTCAGTGATCGAATCGAACATTCCCCTTAATGCGGGTATATTCGACCGTTTTGAGGTCAGGGCACCTCAAGGGACCTTGGTGAATGCGAAATATCCGGCTCCTGTTTACCAAGGAATGACTGACGGGGCTGGTCTGTTAGCCAACTTCATTTTACAAGTTCTGAGTGGAATCGATCCGTCTATCCGGCTCGCTCGCTCCGGCCCCTCACTGTGTTCATTTGAACTCGAATTTGGCAATGGACTTTTTTTCTTTGATACTTTGGAGCCAGGTATGGCTGCCAGTAGCTCCGGTCGAGGACATGACTCCATCAATCCATGGCAGAAAAGCCATTTGGAACCTTCCATTGAAGAAATTGAAAGGCGCTACCCTCTCTTGGTCAAATCTTGCACCATCAGACAAAAGTCGGGGGGCAGTGGCAATTTTGAGGGCGGCAATGGCGCCACCAAAGCAGTTCTGATAAAGTCATCAGCAACGCTTCGTTGGATGATCACTCAGGCCTCACAAAAACCCGAAGGTGGGGAGGGAGGAAAGTCGGCGAGCTCAGCGGAACTTTATCTTCAGAAGGCAAATTCTAAGGAAAGAGAGAAAATGCCTGCACGGGGGGAATTCACGATGAAAGCCGGAGATACTGTTATCATGCACTCCTCTGGTGGCGGAGGCTTTGGCGAATAGGTTCAGCTACTGATAATCATTGATCTTCCGGTCACCAAGGAAAGGCGGCTTGTGAAAACAGACGAATTAATCAAAGTGCTTTTTATTAGAAATTTGGCAAATGGATTGAAGGTTGAAGCCAAACAGACCTCCGGGTTTCCCGTGGTCGGCTTTGAGTCCAGTCAGCTCCTTGTTTCAATCCCTCCTGAGCTTGCCCAAGTTGGAGCACGACTGCATGTCGAATTGGAGTTAAAAAAGGATTTTATTAAAATCGCGATCCCCGTGAAGGGAGTAGTGATGGCGCTAAGAAGTGATCCTGCCCAGCCAAATGAATGCTTTGCAGGACTTAAAATCTCCCAGAAAGACGATAATCTTTGGAAGGAAATGGAAAAGACACTCCTAAAGGTACAGCAAGAGTTAACGGCTCTTTTTGAACGCATGAGGGGCGGATCATGAATTTATCAGCTGACGCATTAACCTTAGAAAGAACGGCTCGCCAATATCTCAAGGCTAAGAAAATACTGATCATCGACCATTCAGCTGCCTCTCGCGAGGGACTCAAGAGTCTTTTTTTAGATCTTGGGGCCGAAGAAAATCAGTTGATAAGTGCCGTAAAATTTTCTGAAGCCTTGGACAACATGAAGAAGCACAAGCCATCGATCATAATTTCTGAGTTTCATGTCGGTGAGCAATCAGCACTTGAACTGAGTATTGAAATGAACAGCTACATAGAGAATCGTCTTGAAAAGCTGTTCATGATTGTCACAACCAACGCATCAGAGACCGCCGTCGCAGAAGCCGCCGAGGGAGATGTTGATGCTTATGTATTGAAACCTTTCTCAAAAAATCACCTGCGAGAGCATATTCTTAGAATTATTTATCCTAAATTGAACCCCTCAGAATATGTTCAGCTTATTGAACAGGGGAAAAAATTTAGAGTTAAAGAACTGGGATGAAGCTGAAAAGTGTTTTAAGAAGGCGGAACCTCTCTGTGAGAGTCGTTCTTCTATCAATTACTATTTAGGAAAGATAAATGAAGGAAGGGGAAATTTAGATGAAGCCTTCACTTGCTTTGAGGAATGTCTGAAAGAAAGCCCCTTGAATTTTCGCTGCCTCAATTCAAAATTGGAGATTCTCGAAAAACAGGAGAAATATCCCGAAGCCTATGGAGTGGCTCAAATAATTAACGCTGCTTTTCCTATGAGCCCTCATCGACTTGGAAAGGTAATTCAATTGGCTGTCTTTACCCAAAATTTTGCAGAAGTTCAAAAACTTTTTGACAAGTTCAAAAAGCTTGACCATCCGCCTCTCTCTCTCAAAAAAATGGTTTCCGCTGCTCTTTATGTCTGCGGAAAATTTCTGGTTCAAAAGAACATGGAGGAGAGTGCTCTTCGAGCCTTCCGCGATGCGGTCATCACTGGAAATAGCGACCCTCTGATGATTGAGAAGTCCGTGATCTTTCTGCTCGAAGCAGGTCGAAAAGATGCAGCTGAAATCTTGCTTAAGCTCTATCCGCCTGAAAGACGTCACGAACCACATTTTCAAAAACTGGAGAAGGACCTGCTGACTCCTTTAGCAAAGCATTCCTAGTATTTTTTATTTTCTAATCTTGTAAGGGTTTTAAGCTGGCCTGCTTGATTGTTGTTCCAAACTCCAAGGGTGCCTGGCTGAACCAAATCTCAGGAGTCCAGGATCTTCAAACATGCGTCCGGCAGCAGCGCTCCCGTTGTGAGCACTGCACCAAGCCGAACTCGATCCTGGACTCCTGAGATTTGGTTCAGCCAGCTCCCCGTGTCTTGGATACAACAGATTCACCCAAGGCTTGCGGGCCAGCCGCTGTATTAGGAGCGCAAGATTATTAGGCTTTTCTTATCATAAGAAGATATTGACAATATGCGTCTAAATACTGTAGACCAAATTTCCACAGAATTGAAGCAATTCCTTGAAATTGGCATTTAGGGAGAGGTTTCGTCGAACTTGTCCTTTTGAGGGCAGTAGGGGTCTGGGTATTCAATATGAACTGGCCGTCTTTCTTAGGAGTTTTAGTAGGCGAAGCTCTATATTCAAAGATTGCCAACTTTAGGGGATGCGAGATGCATAGTATTAACTCTCGGAGGGTCTTTCTTAAAATCTTCATTTCATTCCTTTTAATTGGCTCATTGATTGATAGTGATCCTGCTTTTTCCGCAATTCAAAAGAAGATAGTCGATGATACTCAACAAGAAAGTTTACCCAAGGATGATGGATATCTTGATCCCAGCCATTATTTTGAGTCTTTCTTGGAAAACGACCAAAACTTTGATCAGTCCAACACTGATTTTCAACAGCTTTTGGATTCAGATGCCAAATTTCTTGATGACGACTCGGAATCAGTAAGAAAAATTCTAGAAGATATTGGAGCAAAAAATGGTTTTGACCCACTGACTGAATATCACCGATTAACTTCAGAAATCTTAAGAGAAGGACATAGCAATCATTTATTAACCGAGTTTAATAGCCTTCAAGAGCTTTTAAGAAAAGCATATCCAGGAATTGAATTTGAAAAGGCCATAGAAAGCCGTTGGAGGGAGCAGGTTGTCCTATTAGATTTTGTAAAAAAATTATTTCCAGGACAAAAAATTGAGTACAACTATCGGTCTAGGAGAATGATATTCGATTACACTGGAAAACCCATGGAAATTGATATCTTCCTCCCAGAACTTGGACTGGGATTTGAATATCAAGGAGAGCAACACTATCGCCCGGTGAGCATATTTGGAGGAGAAAAAGGATTTTTGGCAACAACGGCGAGAGACGACTTAAAACGAAAAAAGTTTGCCGAAAATGGTCTTGTCATAATTGAGATTCCATATTGGTGGGGTCGTTCAATGGATTTTGTGACAGATATGCTCATGGAGGAAAAAATGGATTTTTTTTCGCCAATAAGTAACGACGAAAAAGATCAACTGGAAAAGTTTTGGAAAAAGAATCCTATGGGGTATCAATATTTTAAACAGGAACGATTCCAGTTATTGGATAGCAATGGAAAGCTAAAAGCCGAATGGTTATCACCTCAAGGATACCGAGCTTATCATGAAAGCTACAATGAGAATGGCAATATGATGTCAACTTTTATCAATGCGATGGCGGTACTTTCAGAAGATGAAAAAAGGCATTTGCAGCAGTTTTGGTCGGAATTTCATGGAACAAGTAAAGATTATGAGAATGAGCGATCCAAACTAGTAGGTATAGATGGAAAGCTAAAAGCCAAATGGTTATCGCCCCAAGGATACCGAGCTTATCATGAAAGCTACAATGAAAATGGCAATATGATGTCAACTTTTATCAATGCGATGGCAGTGCTTTCAAAAGATGAGAAAAGGCAATTGCAGCAGTTTTGGTCGGGATTTCACGGCACAAGTAAAGATTATGAGAATGAGCGATCCAAACTAGTAGGTGTTGATGGAAAGCTAAAAACCGAATGGTTATCGCCCCAAGGATACCG includes the following:
- a CDS encoding response regulator, with the translated sequence MNLSADALTLERTARQYLKAKKILIIDHSAASREGLKSLFLDLGAEENQLISAVKFSEALDNMKKHKPSIIISEFHVGEQSALELSIEMNSYIENRLEKLFMIVTTNASETAVAEAAEGDVDAYVLKPFSKNHLREHILRIIYPKLNPSEYVQLIEQGKKFRVKELG
- a CDS encoding hydantoinase B/oxoprolinase family protein, with translation MMGRSKQMQDSFYFAQLNCFFERWFEPYQAAALMTADHLPIYIKYQNLPDIGTLPVVTETVGKYLKVSAGDIVLTNDPYCGGSTLTAMTLMMGVHLEPRKSGGTAEFLFCVRFNLKPRLQMTDTVEDEGVRIPPTPIRHNGQLNEGLLRVISDHPQCPRDFLNGVHRMIEAMDNSVRQMKQDTTSAHLDWSKPRLRQYFKESSRLFSVLLGRIAFGETSQEMTLDSGERLRLNLDVTEGKIKFDFSGSGPSAHLHLTDGATLGACVGAILSVIESNIPLNAGIFDRFEVRAPQGTLVNAKYPAPVYQGMTDGAGLLANFILQVLSGIDPSIRLARSGPSLCSFELEFGNGLFFFDTLEPGMAASSSGRGHDSINPWQKSHLEPSIEEIERRYPLLVKSCTIRQKSGGSGNFEGGNGATKAVLIKSSATLRWMITQASQKPEGGEGGKSASSAELYLQKANSKEREKMPARGEFTMKAGDTVIMHSSGGGGFGE
- a CDS encoding HIT domain-containing protein, translated to MEKRRKTKASKKSAKQRKSSRKDTKKRRVAQGRAGIDELASDIWPTERDIMARPDRYKYVRKLISHDTCVFCTAKLKGPAIESLVVYRSELAMVVLNKFPYNTGHLLVLPTRHCGNLTDLSEMEYLELMSLVRRTFNILQKAYSCAGFNIGLNHGAVAGAGIPDHLHWHIIPRWHGDTNFFPLIAETKVVSETLEQTYNRICPFFGE
- a CDS encoding 30S ribosomal protein S1; amino-acid sequence: MVANKKANKSKAQILRDNVLAALDAGDSEVPANPSAFESAMRNVENFEELFEKSLGERDFKVGDVVHGRVVEVQEDYVLVDINYKSEGMIPISEFRMVEGERNVKPGEEVEVFIDRIENENGMVVLSKDKADMLRAWNDISRAAENEEVIEGTVIAKVKGGLSVDIGVKAFLPGSQIDLRPVRNMDVYIGKTYKFKVIKFNKRRGNIVLSRRALLEEERESLRTQTLDAMKEGSVVRGMVKNITDYGAFIDLGGMDGLLHITDMSWGRVKHPSELLNVGDEIEVIVLKFDNEKERVSLGMKQLKADPWEEVAKRFPVAQKLSGKVVSLADYGAFIELEEGIEGLIHVSEMSWTKRVKHPSQLVKVGDEVNVQVLEVDRENRRISLGMKQLEVNPWVELKESYGPGTIIEGEVKSVTDFGVFVGIEEGIDGLVHISDFSWTRRINHPSEVYKKGDKVRAVVLGVDIENERFSLGIKQLEADPWSNIEGKYPIGSQRDVKVVKLADFGVFVELESDIEGLIHISELSTKRVEKPDEVVNVGDLIKAEIISIDKDARKIGLSAKLVKLREQKADVEDYVKKATATSKTSFGDLFGDTLKKATDKQGESAE
- a CDS encoding S49 family peptidase, with amino-acid sequence MRHIYQSILTIISFVFLGVFIVSSVYIFSIWNPLAPEVKEPSLLSMRLEGVIFDTGDFIRTLRIYREDPNIKGMIIHVNSPGGSVGSSQELYTEIKRVREEFRKPVVVSGGSVVAGGAYYAASGADRILANPGTLMGSMSAVMEFSQPNQSQDGRAHEQIAVKTGEPEEPIAGAYQIKLQEREFFRGILTEVHDQFKQAIQKSRSLSPDLINKYADGRVFTGATAVRLGFADQVGSFEDAIRVAGTLAGLGVNPKLFRPRSLSSPSSGFWQDRFRVSSSAEIKTESAQFKDLRAQLLGRPLYLMPGSL
- the mce gene encoding methylmalonyl-CoA epimerase, whose product is MNHLGSYELDHIGIAVSSLAEGAKLYEALGFEKLTVEDVPSEGVRVGTYDLANESRIELLEPLGAQSPIAKFLAKRGPGIHHICLRVENLSELLKHLKTAGIRLIYENPQPGAHQGLISFIHPSSAGGVLIELRQGNTEGLP
- a CDS encoding rhomboid family intramembrane serine protease — translated: MQNLGIPLTPTVKKLIIVNVVIWFIGVLIIQRFFLSEPYLFNWFGLVPERIITDFWVWQPFTYMFLHSNSILHVLFNMLILWWVGADLEPRWGPRFFLTYYFVCGVGAGFFYLLGVILYSLFGGHSSVMGVPVIGASGAVFGLMLAFGMLFGERIVYFMMIFPMKAKYFVALLGGIELVTLLSSGQENNVANLAHLGGLAAGYLFLKFRGRFSGFKGGGRPQKKGGPQLRLVVDNDRGTKQDGAPGGPPRYWN
- the cmk gene encoding (d)CMP kinase; the protein is MPKDKLKAGFVVTIDGPAASGKTSVSREVARRLGWRWVSTGAFYRGLAYLVKSHQIDVTDEAKIAELIRQAAWEVRLSPERTQVFFNGEDVTEEIYREEVGETASLISQFPSVRSSLLKAQRDCRLGVKGLVAEGRDCGTVVFPDAPIKIYLEAASALRAARRAQEEGLKVEDTAASQALRDKQDSHRQLAPLQVPPSAHRIDTGDLRLEEVVDMVENLIRKDLGLKSVK